Genomic DNA from Bartonella alsatica:
GGAGCAGCTTTATAAGCAGCGCCATTGGCACAATCCACAACGATACGCAAAGCATCCAAACGAACATCACGGGGCAAAGTTCGTTTAGCATATTCGATATAACGATAAATATCGCCCTCAACCCGTTTTACATAGCCAATTTCACTACAACTTGCTAAAGATTTTGAAAGATCTGTATCGATCAATTGCTCAATTTTTGTCTCGACCTCATCTGAAAGTTTAAAACCATCAGGACCAAAAAGTTTAATTCCATTATCATAAAAGGGATTATGAGAAGCAGAAATCATTACCCCAAGATCAGCGCGCAATGAGCGACAAAGCATAGCAACAGCAGGAGTTGGCACAGGTCCCAACAAAAAAACCTCCATCCCTGCAGCTGTAAATCCTGAAACCAAGGCATTTTCCAACATATAACCAGATAATCGGGTATCTTTACCAATCACCACACGACGCAACTGATGTTGTGATCGCAACAAAACACCCACAGCCATTCCCACTTTCATGGCAAAATCTGGTGTCATGGGAAAAGCATTGGCTTTTCCCCGAATTCCATCTGTACCAAAATATTTCTGCACCATCGCTATTCCTTTATATACACTTTTTCTCTTGCAACCCTGTTAGAGCAGAATTTCTGGTACAGTAAAATCTCCTCATGTCGTGAGAGCATTCTTGACCCCTTCATTGTCAAACCTTCATCTAAACAAGATTCCCCCACTCCACCATCTAAAACTAATCTCTCATTTCTACAATAACCACTCCAACTCCACTAATTATGCTTCTCCATCCCACCGCATCAAGCAATATTATCCTCTTACATGCTTTACATATACGATTTCCCTTAAACAAAACTAAAGGACAGCGTCTCTGTTAAAAGACCAACGCTCCTCCCCTAATGTTCCAGCTCTCACACCGCAAGTATACAGTATCAAAGCCTCTACTCTCATATTCTCGCCACATTGCTGAAGGCGCAAGCTCTGCCTGCGCCTTTCTCAAAAAACCTTTGTTTAAAATTTTCCCTAAAACAAGGCTATTCAAGCATCGTCAGAAGCTTTCTGTTTTTCTTTACCAGATTCTGTAAAATTTGACTTTTTTTCAGCATTGGCTTTATGTTCAGGACGATTTATAGCTTTGGTTGTATTTTTTGCACTTTGTGTTTTTTTCTTAACCCCACGAGAGTGCACCTTTTCAAATTCAGCATCATTGGGTTTGGCATCAATGGATTTTTTTACTCCCTTTCCAACGTCTGCCTTTACTTTACTGAAATCGGTTTTATCTGCCTCTTTTTTATTGGGACCGATTTTATCAGTGTTTGTTTTCTTAACTGTTGTTGTAGAAGATTCTGCCTTAATTACCCCGGCCTTAGGCACAGAAGAAGCGCGCGGAGAAACACTATCATCTTTCTGAGTTCGTGAAGGAGGCTTTCCTGCAATGACTTCGTTAATTTCAGCGCCAGTTAAAGTTTCATATTCCAACAAACCCTGCGCCAAAGCAAACCATTCTTTCTTTTTTGTTTTCAAAATTTTGGTAGCATTTTTATAAGCATCATCAATGAGTTTACGCACTTCAGCATCGATCATACGCGCTGTTTCTTCAGAGACATTCTGTGTCCGCGTAACGGAATGCCCTAAAAAGACTTCATCTTGATTATCACCATAAGCAACGTTGCCTAAGAGATCAGAGAAACCCCATCGTGTAATCATTGCTCGTGCTAACTTTGTCGCTTGTTCAATATCGGATGAAGCACCGGATGTAATATTTTCCTTACCAAATTTCAATTCTTCGGCGACACGCCCTCCCATCATGATGGACAGACGAGAAATCATCCATCGATAGCTCATAGAATAGCGATCACCTTCAGGCAATTGCATTACCATTCCCAAAGCTCTTCCTCTTGGCACAATTGTTGCTTTATGGACAGGATCTGCAACTGGCACATTAAGAGCCACGATAGCATGTCCAGCCTCGTGATAAGCAGTGAGTTCTTTTTCTTCTTGTGTCATAGCAGTTGAACGGCGTTCAGCCCCCATCATCACTTTATCTTTTGCATCTTCAAACTCTTGCATAGTCACGACTCTTTTATTGCGGCTAGCAGCCATAAGAGCAGCTTCATTCACCAGATTCATCAGATCAGCACCAGAAAACCCTGGCGTTCCCCTTGCCAAAATTTTCAGATCGACATTAGGTGCTAAAGGTACGTTGCGTACATGCACTTTCAAGATCTGTTCACGACCGGAAACATCAGGGTTTGGCACAACGACCTGCCGATCAAACCGTCCTGGTCTTAATAAAGCAGGGTCGAGGACATCAGGACGGTTTGTTGCTGCAATAAGAATAATACTTTCATTGGGCTCGAAACCATCCATTTCGACAAGCAGTTGGTTTAAGGTTTGCTCACGTTCGTCGTTTCCACCTCCCAACCCAGCACCACGATGGCGTCCAACAGCGTCGATTTCATCAATAAAGATAATACAAGGTGCATTTTTTTTAGCCTGTTCGAACATATCGCGCACACGGCTCGCACCAACACCCACAAACATCTCGACAAAATCGGACCCTGAAATGGTAAAGAATGGCACATTGGCTTCGCCAGCGACAGAGCGTGCAAGCAAAGTTTTACCGGTTCCTGGAGGACCAACAAGCAAAACACCCCGTGGAATACGTCCTCCTAGACGTTGAAATTTCTGTGGTTCACGTAAAAATTCAACAATTTCTTGTAGATCTTGCTTTGCTTCTTCAACGCCAGCAACGTCCTGAAAGGTAACACGCCCCTGTGCTTCATTGAGCAATTTTGCTTTTGATTTGCCAAATCCCATCGCCCCACGTGATCCATTTTGCATTTGCCGCATAAAGAAGACCCATGCTCCAACGATAATAATAACAGGTAGCAAAGAAAAGAGGAGATTGAGGAAGATACTATTGCCAGAGCTTTCAGGAATAGCTTTGACATTAACATTTTTATTTTCCAATTTTTGTATCAAGCCTGGATCTCGTGGAGCATAGGTTGAAATAATTCTATGCTCAATGGTTTGTCCTGTTAACTTTTGACCTTGAATAGTCACAGATCTCAGTTCATTATTCTCAACTTTTTGCAAAAATTCAGAATAAGAGATCTCTCCGCCTCCGGAACGTTGGCTATCTCCATTAAAGAGAGAAAACGACACAATCAAAATCAAAGCAATAACTCCCCAAATAAGGAGAGAGCGGTAATTGGAATTCATATTCAGCCCACTTAGTCAAATACAGATTTTAAATAGTTTCTCCTAACATATAACCTTGTCTGCTCCTTGCCAAGAGATGAGAGAATGTTTATTGTCTTTTAAAGTGATTTTTCTTTATCTTTTTACCTCAATATTAAAAAAAGGTTCCACAACATTAACAAGAGCAGCATCTTCGCGCAAGAAAAGCCAATCGAAAGGAGCCATAATCCGCTTAACAATGATATTTTGATGAAAAACAGCTTGAGAAGTCAACTCTGGAATATCGTAACCTTTATCAGTTGAGATCATCAACAGCGATTGTAAAGAAGGAAAATGGGGAGAATCAAGAACGAAGTGAGTGTTTTGGAATAAAGATTTCAGCTGCTTTAAACCTGCTGCACCAACCTTTATAGCATTAGCTCCACAGTTGGTAATCTGATAGCGCCCATCCCATAAAAAAGTTTTTCCTGGTGCAATAAGCGCCTCTTTCATGTTTCGAGATTCGCGCCAAAGAGAGATTCCACTTTTGTTATATTCAATAACTGATCCAGCGAAAGTAAAGCGCTGCTTTTCTGAAGAATGGAAACACAACCTTTGGAAAAGAGAGAGCAATTTTTTAGCGGAGAGCAAATACCTCCCCCCTCCCATCAATACTGCGAAGAGCCCAACGACAAAGGGAAAACTTGAGTGCTGCTGTAAAAATGGTGCAGGCTTTGCAATAAAACAACGTCCATATTCAACAACAATATCCAGGGCTAAAATCAAATCGGCAATGACTCGTGCTTGTTGACGACGTTGAAGCGTAGCTTCATGAACCATTTGAGCAATGCTTGCAAACTTTTTGTGATGAAGCGATTGGCGCACACGCACGCGTTCAAAATTGCAATCTTCATTGGTTGGATCATCTATCCATGTTTTACCCTTTAAGCACAAATAAGCACGCAATGTTTTACGATTTACAGCAAGAAGAGGACGAATCAAGCGTATTTTTTGCCGCAACACCGCCTCGCGTGAGATACAAGATAAACCACGGGCATACATCATCCCATAGTTTTTTTCGGCAACGACACTATTTGCTTGCTCAATATTTTCTCTAGCTTCTATAGAACTCACCCCATCACCCACGCCCACAAAAGCCTCAGCTTGCAAAACATTTCT
This window encodes:
- the ftsH gene encoding ATP-dependent zinc metalloprotease FtsH, whose product is MNSNYRSLLIWGVIALILIVSFSLFNGDSQRSGGGEISYSEFLQKVENNELRSVTIQGQKLTGQTIEHRIISTYAPRDPGLIQKLENKNVNVKAIPESSGNSIFLNLLFSLLPVIIIVGAWVFFMRQMQNGSRGAMGFGKSKAKLLNEAQGRVTFQDVAGVEEAKQDLQEIVEFLREPQKFQRLGGRIPRGVLLVGPPGTGKTLLARSVAGEANVPFFTISGSDFVEMFVGVGASRVRDMFEQAKKNAPCIIFIDEIDAVGRHRGAGLGGGNDEREQTLNQLLVEMDGFEPNESIILIAATNRPDVLDPALLRPGRFDRQVVVPNPDVSGREQILKVHVRNVPLAPNVDLKILARGTPGFSGADLMNLVNEAALMAASRNKRVVTMQEFEDAKDKVMMGAERRSTAMTQEEKELTAYHEAGHAIVALNVPVADPVHKATIVPRGRALGMVMQLPEGDRYSMSYRWMISRLSIMMGGRVAEELKFGKENITSGASSDIEQATKLARAMITRWGFSDLLGNVAYGDNQDEVFLGHSVTRTQNVSEETARMIDAEVRKLIDDAYKNATKILKTKKKEWFALAQGLLEYETLTGAEINEVIAGKPPSRTQKDDSVSPRASSVPKAGVIKAESSTTTVKKTNTDKIGPNKKEADKTDFSKVKADVGKGVKKSIDAKPNDAEFEKVHSRGVKKKTQSAKNTTKAINRPEHKANAEKKSNFTESGKEKQKASDDA
- the tilS gene encoding tRNA lysidine(34) synthetase TilS encodes the protein MCVRLAGNLFKTSDFIQCQKLILAVSGGSDSLALLFLVKDYLKTLSLPPEIIAVTIDHQLREESAREAGNVAEICHAHDIKHVIVQWVGKKPKTHITSSARIARYDLLFKEAQKQGASLIMTGHTLNDQVETYQMRYQRLSKSRNVLQAEAFVGVGDGVSSIEARENIEQANSVVAEKNYGMMYARGLSCISREAVLRQKIRLIRPLLAVNRKTLRAYLCLKGKTWIDDPTNEDCNFERVRVRQSLHHKKFASIAQMVHEATLQRRQQARVIADLILALDIVVEYGRCFIAKPAPFLQQHSSFPFVVGLFAVLMGGGRYLLSAKKLLSLFQRLCFHSSEKQRFTFAGSVIEYNKSGISLWRESRNMKEALIAPGKTFLWDGRYQITNCGANAIKVGAAGLKQLKSLFQNTHFVLDSPHFPSLQSLLMISTDKGYDIPELTSQAVFHQNIIVKRIMAPFDWLFLREDAALVNVVEPFFNIEVKR